The sequence CCGTCGATGAGACCGGCAAGACCACGGAATGGCGCTCGAAGGCGCTGCCGCGTTATCAGCGGCTGACCAAGAAGGCTGAAGCGCTGATTGCCTCGGTCTACCTGGCAGGCACCAACACGCGGCGCGTGAAACGGGCGCTGTATGGGCTATTCGAAGGCGCGGTGAGCAAGGATGTGGTCAGCCGGGCCTGGCGCAAGGTGAAGGTCGACTGGGATGCCTGGGTGGCGCGCAACCTGGCCAATGAGGACATCGTCCGGCTGATCCTCGACGGCACGGTGATCAAGACGCGCATTGACAAGAAAGCCACCAACATCTCGGTGCTGGCGGCTATCGGCATACGCCGGGACGGGCAGAAGGTGCTGCTCTCGATTATGAATATGGGCGGTGAAAGCAAGGCTGCCTGGGCCGAGTTTCTCGGCGATCTCGACGCGCGCGGCCTGAAGCGACCGGAGTTTGTCATTGTCGACGGCGCTCCCGGTCTTGAGGCCGCTCTTGTCGCGCTCTGGGGAGAGGACCTGCCGATCCAGCGCTGCACGGTTCACAAGCATCGCAATCTTCTCGGCCACGCCCCGAAACGCATGCAGGACGAGTTGACCGAGGATTATCGCGACATGATCTATGCCGAAAATGCGGCTGAAATCGACAAGCGCCGCAAGGCGTTCCTGCGCAAATGGCGGTTGAAATGCCGCGCGGTGGCGGACAGCCTGGAAGAGGCCGGAGACCGGCTGTTCACCTTCACCCGGCTGGACCCGCCGCAGTGGAAATCAGCCCGCACGACAAACGCCATCGAGCGCCTGAACGAGGAGTTCCGCCGCCGCATCAAAACCCAAACCGTGCTGCCCTGCGCCGAAACCGTGCCGATGCTGCTCTGGGCGCTGATGGCATCGGGCCAGATCCAGATGCGGAAAGTGGACGGTTGGGAAACGCTGGCTCAGCCCATCGCCCCGATCAGCCTTGACCTCGCGGCCTGATCAGGCCCAAATCCCCATACTCGGAGAACGCCGCCGGGGAATTTCCACCAGATTCGAGACACCACCGAGCGACGAATTGGAGGCAGATGCCCGAGGTCATTGGTCCTCTCGCACAGTATGCCGATCGCGATTGTTTGTCGGCCATCGCCACCCCAGAACTGACCACCGACGTCGCGATGATTGTACTGACATCGCTCATCACTCGGATGGAGGTGATGGCGGACGGCCCCTACCGGGTACAGCACGACCAGTCCAAGAATCTTGCTACCTATCATGAACTCTTGCAGCGTTTCATCAATCACGACGATACGGTCGAGTTTCGGGCGACCGAGATCACGACGCTTAGCTTTCCCCTCAAGCTCACAGACGTGGAACAGGTGGACTCGAAGAAGAGCCCGGCAGTGCAACTGGCAGATGTCATGGTTGGCGCTGCGATCGAGGCGGGGAATAATCTGGCTGGTTTACGCACTGGCGGCCTCAATCCCGAGCAAATGTTGGCTCTGTATGCCGACGACCAGTTCATCCACATGTTGCCGTCTACTGATTTCGAGGAGCAAAGGCGCTTTCGACAGGGCAATCAAGGCGGTGAACTGATCGACTATCTTGCTGCCAATCTAATGGGTTCCAAACGTTAGATCTTTCCGCCATTTTCTCTCAAATCCGTTCGCTCTTCATTTTGGCTATCCACGTTTTCAAAGTGTCTCTGTCGGCGGCTTCTACGGGGTATTCCCTCGCCACGCGCATCGTTTCCGCGCCGGGGGACATGTATGAACTTGTAACGATAAGCCCTGACTCTGACTTCTCGTGGAGAACATCCGCATAGACGGATTTCAGTAACGCCTTTCCAATCTTTTCTTTCTGCCTTTTGCATTGAACAATAATTAGCGGTGGCATTTCCTCCAACTGCTCCCTTGGATATATTCTGAGGTCTATGCCATCATCATTTCGCCCGGGTCCCACATCCACGCGAAACCCCTCCCTTTCAAAAAATTCTCCCGCCAAACCTTCAAACTTGCGCCAGTGTATTTCTCCAACTTTTTCAAAGTTCCGCTCCAAATAATCGATGAACCGCTGATCGAAAAAACTGCCATACATGGTTTCGAGCGACTCCGATTTGAAGAGAGTTTCCAGATCGGCTGTGTCCTTCCAATCGCGAGAGCGAATCCGGCCGTGCGGTGAAATATGAAGCTGGTGGTTGATGCCCTTAATGACTTCCATTGCCATATCCAGGCCATCCTTCCCGTGCCCCTTCATTGCGGCCCTCATGAATGGCTCAGGGTCCAATGCCGTCCCATAAGGCGGCGGATCAGCAAAAACCGACCTCATGAAGTCACTGTAACAGCCCATGACATGTTCGTAGCAGGCGAGCTTTTTGGGGTCGGACTTTACCTTATGATAAAGTCGGAGGTGATGGGGGATGGTAGTTGGTTCGTCAATATTTCCAAGCTTGTACAGGATGTGCGCCGCAATCTCATCGAATTCAGATGAATGAAAGCGAAAGCCCCCAATCTCCTCTGAAACGATTTTCTTTGATAATACTGCGTCATAATCCTGTAGAAGTTCCGAAAGTTCAACGTCTGTCAGAACGATCCCCGCCTTGAATCCCGCAAACTCCGTGAGTAAATCAACTGTGGTCTGTCGTGATATGTTAATGCTTCCCATGTTGCTCCAGTCCTGAGTGTAGTCATCCGTTCTGACGAAGTATTGAGCCGCGGTAGTTCTATAAGGCTTGTGTCAATCGCATTCGCCTTGGAACTATAGCATGCACGCTCGAGCACATATCGCACGTTCTGTGTCTCTTGTGGCCGATAAAGCGGCCATTGGTCTGCTCTGCAGGGAATTCGCGTTCCGTGCCAATTACTGGACCTTGTATGCCGGGAAAAGCATGTCCCATTTGGAGGCCCGTAGTGGCATGCCCCCCATCGTAGTTACCGCTCCGAGAGCGATATCCTCGGCTACCATCAGCGTACCAACCCTCTTCCGCCAAACTTCAGGCCGCCGGAACGGCACCCTTCTTACGAGCCCGCTCGACCAAGTCCGCATAGCGCTGCCCGATACCAACTTCGGAGAAATGCCTGCACCAGGCGGCTAGGAAAGCCTTCTCGCGCTCAACTTCTTTCTGCTTCGAGAGGATCACAGCAATCCGGTAGGAATAGTACGGCGCGGGTGTCATGCCGGACCGTTCCCATCCATCGAGTCCTTCGCTGACGATCTCCACCTGCTTGGCAAGGTCGTTGTCGTATTGTTTGATACCGCCGGCGTCCTCCAGAACCGAAGGTGATCTGTCGGCCTCCAGTTCGGCCAACTTGCGCTGAATTGTAGCTTCGTCGTCCTCGATGAAATCGATCCTATTCGTTTTCTGTCTCGCGGCCGCTTGCTTCGCTGTGAGGGCAGGCATCGCGTTCATGCGCTGGATCAAGGCATCGAGCTTCTCGAGTGCTTTCTCGTCCACTCTGGTGGCAGGTTTCGATGGCGCCGTCTCAAATCCCATCTCCTGTCGCTGCTTGGCCGGTGGCCACAAACCTGCGCAGTTCAAGATGACGTCAACCTCCCCGATCCGGGATTTCTTCAGTTCCACGGCAATTGGCATCCCCTCCGGAAAGCTTGCGACCTCGGCCGCCACATCGGCTGGCACATAGCCCAAGGCGACCCGTGACGTCGGCGCTTCGTGCGGACCAAGGATGCCGATGACTTGCATGGCGTTCTTATCATGCTTGTTGTCAGGCTCGGGGTTAAGCAATGCCCCGAAAGGCTCGCCCCGCATGTCGGCTTGAGCTGCCAGCCGAAGAAACTCCCTTACTCCCTCTTTGCGATTGAAGAGACCTTGGACATCGAACCATCCGCTTCCGATATTCCACTGTACCCAGTCGCCCGCGGGCGCATTGTCGCCAAACTTGTGAACTTCCCAACCCATCGGGACCGGAGCCCGCAAGCCGCGTTGCTCGGCGCGCAAAAGACCCTTGGGTTTTGCCACTTTGATAGAAGGCGGAGTTTCATCGAGACGCCCGTGCTGCCGGGCCGCCTTACTCGGCTTCCAGGTCCAGATTCCGAGAATGACAAGGACAATCCCGCCAACAATCCACCAGAACGAAAAACTCACTCTCTTCCTCCATCCGACAAGCGCCCTTTTACTACCAGCTGCGCAATGACAGCGTAATACCGCACTTGGCACTGCCAGCTGCAGCACTCGGGCTATTCCGACGCGACCGGACCGAATTTTCCAAAATCGTTATCGGACCGATGCCACTTTCGGCCCAAGAATAGAATGAGTGGACTTTCGTTTCGGCACCACCGGTCCGTTAAACAGGGCGGTGCCACGAAAGTCGTTACTCGGCGGAAAGCTGAATACCCAGTTGGTCAGGCCGGCATTTCCACAACGGCCACTCCCGGAACCGAGGCGCGGGCCATCTCAACCAGGTGTGCGTGGTGGGTGAACAGGATCGCCTGCCCACTTGCCCCGATCTCGGCGCATAGTTGCAACGCGGCCCGGGCGCGCGTGTCGTCGAATGTTTCCATAATGTCGTCAAGGATCATCGGAAGGGCTCCGAGGTCGTTCGCAAAGCTGCGATACCCGGCCAGCCGCAAGGCGAAATACAGCTGGCCCATGGTCCCCGTCGACATCTTTTCGACTGGAACCTTAGCGCCGTCGGCGTCGATGCCGACCAACTTTTCTCCTTCGACCTGGCTCCAGACATCGACGCCGCGCCACTTGGGCGCGGTCATGGTGACAAAGGCCGCCTCGACATCGCGCAGCATGTCGCTACGTCGTTCCTCCGCCAGCCGACGAAGTGCCCCACGGGCCGCCAGCACACCCAGCCGCGCAACGACCGCCTGGCGCCCGCCACTGCGGAGCGCCTCCAGTAACGTCGCCTGTTCGGTAACCAGATCGCTACGGTCGGCGGCGTCGAATGCTTCGCGGTACAAACGCTCGGCCTCACGTTGTGCATCGCGCGCGGCGTCTCGGCTGTCTTGCGCGTCTTGGACCTGCTGTTCGAGAACAAGTCCGCGGGAGGCGTCCGGCATCCGATCGAGTTCCTCCCCGAAGAGATCTTCGTCGACGCCAACGATGGCCTGCTGCCTGTCCTGATCCGCCGCCAGACGGTTGGCGCGCAACCGATCCCGTTCAACCAGCCTTGCTATCCGATCGCTTGGCAGAAGGCTGTCATCCCCCTGACCGTTGAAATGGGCATCTAGTTCGCTCCTTGCGGTCCCAAGCTCGGTCGTATGGCGATGTCGTGCCGCCGTGACCTTGTCCCGACGTGACTTGGCATCACCGCGCTTTTCGTCGGCGCGCGTTGCTGCCGCCAGACGCAAGCGCGCCTGGTCGATGGTCTGAATAGGTTCCAGCCCGACCTGATCCTCTGTCTCGCCAAGAATCTTCGCCAGCCGTGCGGCCCCCTCTGACAACGCCGAGGTCGCCTGTTGCAGAGCCTCGATCCGCTCATCGAGACGCTGATGATCGGTGTGCAGCCGAAGTAGGTTCCGCAACTGTGGAAGAGCATTCCGGACCCCCTCGACCGAGCGATCCCTCAGTGGCAAAGAGGAAGTCAACCGTTCGAACTCGACCTCTGCCCGCTTAAGATCGCCCTTCTTGACCAGCGCGTCGTCGTCCAGTTTGTCGATGGCCTTCTGGCCGTCCCGCCATTTACTCCAGGCTTTGCGGTCACTTTCTTCCAGCGTCAGAACCCTTTGCACCCGGGCAGCTATTTCGCCCTTGCCCACGCCGAGGTCCAAGGCGCGGGCCGATTCCATCAATTCGGTGCGCAAGGCTTCTTCGCGGCGGCGGCGGGTATCCAACGCTGCTTGCGCGTTCGAGTGATCGGCAGCGGCGTTGGCCGCCGTCGCAAGGGCCTGGTGGCGTGGTCCGAAAGCCGCTGGAGGGGCGCCTGCTTCCAGACCGAGCTTAACTGATAGCCCCGAATGAACCTCTGACAAACTCTCGCGGCGATCGATCAGGTCTGCCAGCCGCGCTTCAGCGGTTTCGAAACGCGCCTTCGCTGTCTTTTCCCTTCTCTGCGCTTCAAGCCGCCGCTGGCGGATCTCCGCCCCAGCTACGAAATGGGCGCGTGCACTGTCGTCCGCGCGCATCGCCGTCTCGAATTCGTCGGCGGAGGGATCGGACAGGTCGTCGCGGTGGCGTATCCAAGCCAGGTCGCGGTGGCGACGGGTTTCCTCGGTTGTTGCGACATCCACCGCTTCGGGCGCGTCCTGCAAAGCCGAGAGATCGGCCGTGGCATCCTCCAATTCCTTCGAGCGCTCCTCGACGTTGCCCTTGGCTGCGGCGATGTCCGAGGACAAGTCCGACCACTCCCGCGCTGCTTTCTCAAGCGTCTCAGGCGCAGGTAGGCCGGCGTCGACCAAGCCGGTCCAGTCCGAAGGCAAGTCGGCGGCAGCCTTCGTCAGTCGCGCGAGGGTCTGATCCCGCTCCGTTTCGCACATGGTCAAGTCCGAAACTGGCCTCCAGGCCTCGAATGCGTCGCGCAGGAGGGTCAGATCTTGCGGCTCGCTAGGCGCCTCGCCCTCCCGCGCTTTCGCCGCATCGGCAACGGCATTCGCCGTGTTCAACGCCTCGCCGGCCATACGGCACGCCTCGACAGCCCCGGCGATCTCTTCCAGCTCCGCCGTGTCGAGAACAAGATCCGACACCGCAGTACCGGACGGCGAGAGCCGCGTCAGCGCCGCTGAAATCTCCGTGGCGAGCGCATCCCGGTCTGCCGTCCGACGGTCGAGATCCGCGCGCGCCGTCGTGGCCCGGTCCATCAAAGGGGCTTCATCGATCGTCATCTGATCAAGACGTTCCAATTCGGCGTTCAGCGCCGGAGCGAGCGTGTCAGCGGGATTCTCTTCAATGATCCGGTCAAGGCTGGCGACGTCATTGTCTGCCTCGGAGATCCGGTCCTCGAGCGAGGAGATTTTCTCCACCAGCGCCGCGACGCGCTCCGCCGTATCTTGGGGCAGGTCCCGGCCATCGGGGTAGTCCTTCAGGGCCTCGGCAAGTCGTTCCATCTCCTCGGTTCGGTCGAACCACGTACTGGCCGCCGTGGCGGCAAGACGACGTTTTTGCGCAGTGACCAGCGCTAAGTTTTCCGCCTCGAACAGCGCGGTCTTCTGTTCACAGTCCTGACGAAGAGTTCGTTCCCGTTCCGAGGTCAGCCGATCGGCTCGAAGCTCGCGGCTGATCTGTTTCAGGCGGTCGCTCGCCTGTTTCAGCTCCGTGGCACGGCCATGTTTTTTGTGGAATTTGTCGGCGCGCTCCGACAGTGCATTCAGCGTCTCCGAAATGCCGGTCAGACCCGAAACGCCTGCATGCAAAAGCTGACCGAGATCGCCCTTCGCACTGGCAATCCGTTCGCCGCCGTGCCGCAGACCTCTTTCATCCAGCGAGAACCTCTCCTCAAATTCCTCCCGCGTCAGCCCGTGCAAGGCGCTCGCGAGGATCGCGTCGGCGACCGGCCGATTGTCTGAATCCAGCAAGGACTGCGACCGCTTGCTGTTTCGTCGCAGGACAGTTGCCCCGCGACCGGGTAGATCAAGCTCTGCCCCCACTAGCAAGTCGCTTCGCTCGAACCGGAATGCATAGGGATGCGCACCAGCTCGGAAGCCAAAGAGAACTTCCAATAGCGCGTTAAACGCTGTCGACTTTCCGGCCTCGTTCGGCCCGTAAACCACAGTTACGTCGGGGGTGCCCGGCTCTGTCACCTGAAAGACGATCTCGGCGTTTTCGAAATTGCCGTAGCGGATAAGATGCAGCTCATTCAGCCTCATTCCGGCCGCTCCGCATGAATCGCAAGCATCACTTCAGCGATGGCATCTTCGAACAATGCGTCCAGAGCGCTGTCGTCCAGCTCTCCCGCGATTTCGCTCGGCAGGGCGGTATGGACTTCATCAAGTTGCTGAAGGGCGGCTTGGCGGAAGCCGTCTTCGGCTATTTCGGCGCGCATCAGTCGAACAAGGTCATCTGTCTCGGTGTTGAGTGGGCGAGAGGGCGGTACGATTGTGATCTTGTCCAGAAAAACCCGATCGACGTCGCCCAAGATTTCTTCGGCGAGTTCCGTAACAAACGCGGCACTCTGCCTCAAGCTTGTGACCGTCAGCCGGACGGCGATATCCTGATTCCGCTCCTGTGCCGACAAAAGGCCGTCTCTAAGACTGCCAACTACGTCCTGCTGATCGTTGCAGGCCTGGAGGTCTAGTTCCAACTCGGCGAAACCCAACTGCGCAACGTCGCGCCGCTCGAATATGGGCGCGCCGTCTCCCATTTCGACAAGCGTGACTGTCCCGCCCCGGCGCTCACCGAAATGGCGCGGCTGCGGAATGCCCGGCATCATTGCCAAAACGGGGCCGTCCCGACGCTCAAATGGCGCATGTATATGACCGAGGCACCATAGGTCGAAGCCGTGCGCCATCAAATCGGCCGCGGCACAGGGCGCATACGGATCATGACCGGGAGCCCCGTCAAGCGAGGTATGCATAAGACCGACGTTTCGCTTGTCCGGCACCGGCTTTGGGTAGTCGGGTAGGAAGCTCTTTCCGACATGAGACGCATCGTACGAAAGCCCGTGAAAGGCGGTATCGCCGATTTCGACCGTTGGCATTTCCTTGTGCAGAAGATGGATGTTGGGACCAAGTTCTCCGTGGGCACGGTGGTCGAGCAACGCATCGTGGTTACCTCGGATCAAGACCGTTGGCACACCTGCCTCCGCGGCCCGTGACAACTGTGCGATCAGGAAGGCGCGAGACCGCAAATCCGGGTATCCATTGTCGAAAATGTCCCCCGCCAATACGAGCGCATCCACGTTCTCGGTCACCGCCAGATCGACGATCCGTGCGAACGTGTCACGACTCGCCTGCTTCAAACGATCCCCAAGATCAGGGTTTCGCAGTGCGACCGACCTGATCGGAGAACCTAGGTGAATGTCGGCTGTAGCAAGTAGTCGCATTATCCTTCGCCATTAGAATTCATGAATACAAGCGGTTACAAATTCTGCGATCTTTCGCCACTTAGTTCCAGTGATAATCACCCCTCAAAGCAGTGATACTCCGGACGACGCAGGGAACTGACTGTCTAGCCCATCTTCTTCTAGGTGTCGGTCGAGGCAGCTCCCTGAAGGTCACTTGGCTTTGGTTGTTGATGCAACCATGCTAGAGATTCCGCTTTAGGCGCGGACATTTGAGCACGTATTGCTCAGAGATGGCAAATCATGTAAGAATTTCCGCTCAAAACGCGGACATACAAACATGGTTCATGATCAGCGATCTGCCCTATCTAGCTACATCACCGAGCTGCTGTCGGCTGGCCGATCCGTGTTCACGGCTGACGAAGCTGAGAGCGCCCTCAACGTGAGCCACGGCGCATTCCTGGACGCTGCAGAACGGCTACAACGTCGTAAGACCTTGTTGAGCCCTCGGCAGGGTTTCTACGTTGCCGTCCCTCCGCAGTATGCAACGTGGGGAGCACCACCACCATCCTGGTACATCGACGCTCTTATGGGACACGAGGGACAAAACTACTATGTCGGCCTCCTCAAGGCTGCAGAGCTTCACGGCGCGACCCACCAGGCCGTTATGGAATTCCAGGTCGTGACGTCAAAGCGGTTTCCG comes from Roseovarius sp. M141 and encodes:
- a CDS encoding IS256 family transposase, encoding MKNNTDTATLSLLSNETGHDPIEDRLRENIRATIEAVFEEELEAFLGRCRYDRSTDKPTGYRHGHRERQLIGTFGTETISVPRARAVDETGKTTEWRSKALPRYQRLTKKAEALIASVYLAGTNTRRVKRALYGLFEGAVSKDVVSRAWRKVKVDWDAWVARNLANEDIVRLILDGTVIKTRIDKKATNISVLAAIGIRRDGQKVLLSIMNMGGESKAAWAEFLGDLDARGLKRPEFVIVDGAPGLEAALVALWGEDLPIQRCTVHKHRNLLGHAPKRMQDELTEDYRDMIYAENAAEIDKRRKAFLRKWRLKCRAVADSLEEAGDRLFTFTRLDPPQWKSARTTNAIERLNEEFRRRIKTQTVLPCAETVPMLLWALMASGQIQMRKVDGWETLAQPIAPISLDLAA
- a CDS encoding DNA repair exonuclease: MRLLATADIHLGSPIRSVALRNPDLGDRLKQASRDTFARIVDLAVTENVDALVLAGDIFDNGYPDLRSRAFLIAQLSRAAEAGVPTVLIRGNHDALLDHRAHGELGPNIHLLHKEMPTVEIGDTAFHGLSYDASHVGKSFLPDYPKPVPDKRNVGLMHTSLDGAPGHDPYAPCAAADLMAHGFDLWCLGHIHAPFERRDGPVLAMMPGIPQPRHFGERRGGTVTLVEMGDGAPIFERRDVAQLGFAELELDLQACNDQQDVVGSLRDGLLSAQERNQDIAVRLTVTSLRQSAAFVTELAEEILGDVDRVFLDKITIVPPSRPLNTETDDLVRLMRAEIAEDGFRQAALQQLDEVHTALPSEIAGELDDSALDALFEDAIAEVMLAIHAERPE
- a CDS encoding AAA family ATPase produces the protein MRLNELHLIRYGNFENAEIVFQVTEPGTPDVTVVYGPNEAGKSTAFNALLEVLFGFRAGAHPYAFRFERSDLLVGAELDLPGRGATVLRRNSKRSQSLLDSDNRPVADAILASALHGLTREEFEERFSLDERGLRHGGERIASAKGDLGQLLHAGVSGLTGISETLNALSERADKFHKKHGRATELKQASDRLKQISRELRADRLTSERERTLRQDCEQKTALFEAENLALVTAQKRRLAATAASTWFDRTEEMERLAEALKDYPDGRDLPQDTAERVAALVEKISSLEDRISEADNDVASLDRIIEENPADTLAPALNAELERLDQMTIDEAPLMDRATTARADLDRRTADRDALATEISAALTRLSPSGTAVSDLVLDTAELEEIAGAVEACRMAGEALNTANAVADAAKAREGEAPSEPQDLTLLRDAFEAWRPVSDLTMCETERDQTLARLTKAAADLPSDWTGLVDAGLPAPETLEKAAREWSDLSSDIAAAKGNVEERSKELEDATADLSALQDAPEAVDVATTEETRRHRDLAWIRHRDDLSDPSADEFETAMRADDSARAHFVAGAEIRQRRLEAQRREKTAKARFETAEARLADLIDRRESLSEVHSGLSVKLGLEAGAPPAAFGPRHQALATAANAAADHSNAQAALDTRRRREEALRTELMESARALDLGVGKGEIAARVQRVLTLEESDRKAWSKWRDGQKAIDKLDDDALVKKGDLKRAEVEFERLTSSLPLRDRSVEGVRNALPQLRNLLRLHTDHQRLDERIEALQQATSALSEGAARLAKILGETEDQVGLEPIQTIDQARLRLAAATRADEKRGDAKSRRDKVTAARHRHTTELGTARSELDAHFNGQGDDSLLPSDRIARLVERDRLRANRLAADQDRQQAIVGVDEDLFGEELDRMPDASRGLVLEQQVQDAQDSRDAARDAQREAERLYREAFDAADRSDLVTEQATLLEALRSGGRQAVVARLGVLAARGALRRLAEERRSDMLRDVEAAFVTMTAPKWRGVDVWSQVEGEKLVGIDADGAKVPVEKMSTGTMGQLYFALRLAGYRSFANDLGALPMILDDIMETFDDTRARAALQLCAEIGASGQAILFTHHAHLVEMARASVPGVAVVEMPA
- a CDS encoding restriction endonuclease; this encodes MGSINISRQTTVDLLTEFAGFKAGIVLTDVELSELLQDYDAVLSKKIVSEEIGGFRFHSSEFDEIAAHILYKLGNIDEPTTIPHHLRLYHKVKSDPKKLACYEHVMGCYSDFMRSVFADPPPYGTALDPEPFMRAAMKGHGKDGLDMAMEVIKGINHQLHISPHGRIRSRDWKDTADLETLFKSESLETMYGSFFDQRFIDYLERNFEKVGEIHWRKFEGLAGEFFEREGFRVDVGPGRNDDGIDLRIYPREQLEEMPPLIIVQCKRQKEKIGKALLKSVYADVLHEKSESGLIVTSSYMSPGAETMRVAREYPVEAADRDTLKTWIAKMKSERI
- a CDS encoding DUF3800 domain-containing protein, encoding MPEVIGPLAQYADRDCLSAIATPELTTDVAMIVLTSLITRMEVMADGPYRVQHDQSKNLATYHELLQRFINHDDTVEFRATEITTLSFPLKLTDVEQVDSKKSPAVQLADVMVGAAIEAGNNLAGLRTGGLNPEQMLALYADDQFIHMLPSTDFEEQRRFRQGNQGGELIDYLAANLMGSKR
- a CDS encoding type IV toxin-antitoxin system AbiEi family antitoxin, producing MVHDQRSALSSYITELLSAGRSVFTADEAESALNVSHGAFLDAAERLQRRKTLLSPRQGFYVAVPPQYATWGAPPPSWYIDALMGHEGQNYYVGLLKAAELHGATHQAVMEFQVVTSKRFPKIRAGRNLIVFYYRKDISEVAEGVEKRKTDTGNMQLSSPALTALDLLRYPQASAGIDNVAT